From the genome of Thiovibrio frasassiensis:
TTCTCGATCCCGATATGCGAGTAGGTGAGGATGGCTGTGCCCAGGTGCACCCCTGCGGCCTCGATCGGCGCCAGGGCATCCACCACGTTTTCCCCCTTCTCATTGCGATAATGCGCGCTGATCAGTGATTGTCCCTGCTCCGGGCAAGTCCCTGCGTATTGTTCGCCGATTTTTGTAAGGTTGCTGTGCATGACGATCCGGCAATCTTCATCCACCACCATCGCCTGGGTCACATACTCCTGGGTCATGGTGTAACGGATGTAGGTGCGGAGTTCCGCCAGATCCCTGCTGATCAGTGATCTGGCGCTGACATGGGCCAGGTCATAGGCCACCGCCAAGGCGCGGCGGTGGTTTTCGTGGTGCATTGCCTCTTTCACCCGGTAGGCAATGAACAGGCCGGTGGCAAGCTGGACGCCGACAACCAGGCCGATGAGCGGAAGGATTATCTTGGCCTTGAGGGTTCGCATGCAGGCTAGCGGGCCATGGACATAATTTTTCTGATTTCAGCGAAGTCCTGGTCCTGAGCCTTTACAAACCCGCCGATCTCTGCGGACTCCAGGATCTCTTCGTGGTTGTTGTTTTTCAGGGTAAGGGCGGTCAGCGCCTCGTTGAGTCGGGCAATGAGCTTGGGATCGACCTCGGCGCGGGCGGCAAAGACCCAGGTGGGAATCTCCTCGGTCTCGCCGAGAATGCGCAGCTGGTTGGGCGGGAGTTCGGTTTCGGTACCCTCTTTTGATGCGTTGATATTTTTAAAGGAGTAATCGCAGATCGCGCCGGCATCGGCGGTTTTCAGAAAGACGTTGAGGGCGATGGATTCACAGCTGCCATCGTGCTTGTAGCCCCGGAGATTCGTGTCCGGGTTGATGCCCTTTGCGGTCAGCAACCGTTTTGCCGAGAGGTTTTTTGCCATGTCGTTTTCCGCGCCGAAGATGACGTACTTGCCCTTGAGATCCTCTATGCGTTGCAGGGGGCTGTCTTTGCGAACAATGATCACCCCCCGGTGCCTGCTTTCGCCTTCCGGGGTCAGTGCTTTGAGCAGCATCTTACGGTTGTAGAGGTGGCTCAAGCGCACATAGGTATGGGGTGCCTGGAAGGCGAATTCCGCCCCTCCTGCCGTGATGAGCCGTTCGAATTCCGGGAAATCCTTGGGGATGATCAGCTTGACCGGCTGGCGGAGCTGTCGCTGCAGGTAGGCCGCCAGGGGTTGATACTCTTTGAAGGTTTTGAGGATGTCGGTGCAGGGAGTGATGGCGATCTGAATCGGTCGCGGTTTGTCGGCCGCCTCCCCTGTTTGGCTCAGGGACAAGAGCAGAAGCAGGAGAGTCAGAATGCGCCGCAGTCCTTGCGCAGAAAGCAGGGGGGGGAAGCGGAGCAAAATGGCAACCAGATATTTCTGCATGAGCAGTTTCTCCTTGAGTTTGAACGATTGAGCGTGTGGTTTCACCTCTCTTGCATGTTCTGCGTGGTATGACTTTATTGTGGAGAAGATGGCGAAAACATGCAATGAAATGTTCGCCGGAAATTTTTAAGGGGATATTTATCGGGGCGGGGCGGCGATCTCCCAGAAGGCCAGAATTTTTTGGTTGCGCAGGTTCTTTTTCGCGGTGCAGACTCCCAGGGAGAAGGGAGCGAGTTGGGGGGAGATATCGAGTACCGTGATTTGCTCCTGAAGGGGGCTTTTTTCCAAGACCAACCCAGGCACCACTCCTACCCCGCAGCCCAGGCTGACCATGGCGATGATCGCCTCGTTGCCCGCCACCTGGGCGTAAATGTTGGGCAGGATCTTTTTTGCGGTAAACCAGCGGTCGAGCCGCTCTCGGCCTAACCCCTGTTCGGCCACAATCACCGGGGTTTTCCGCCAGTCGATCTCCGAGTCTTCATAAATAACCGTCTCGGGAAAGGCCAGCGGTGCGATGAAGACCAGGGGCGTTTCGGTGAGCGCCATGAATTCCAGGGTGTTTGCCTGCTTGTCCGGCAGGGCGTCGATGATCACCTCTACTTCGCCGTTGCGTAACCGAGTCAGTCCTTGGGCCGCGTCGCCGGTCTGCAGCTTGATGTGCACCTCCGGGCAGGAGGAGCGGAAGCGGTCGAGGATTTCGGGCAGGATGGAGTAAGCCGCGGTGACCGAACAGTAGAGGGAGATGTCGCCGTGCAGGGTTGTATTGTCGGCCAGACTCTCTTTGAGTTCCTGCCAGCGGTCGATGGTTTCCTCGGCATACTGCTTCATGGCCTCGCCAGCCTTGGTCAAGCGCACCGAGCGGTTGTCCCGGTCAAAGAGGCGTTCCCCCACCTCCGCCTCGATGCGCTGGATGGTGCGGGTCAGGGCCGAGGGCGTCACATGGCAGGCGCGGCTGGTGCGGCCGAAGTGCAGGGATTCGGCCAGGTGGCGAAAGAGCTTGAGTTCCTCCATGTCCATGGCATATCTCCAATTGTTGCAATTTGCGCAATACAATATCGCGAACAAGTCACTTGACGCAACAGAAAATACCGCTATGATGGGGCGAGGTATAAGAAAAAACATATTTCCAATACGATAAGGAGAAGACAATGGGAGAGAATTACTTCAACAGCCTGCCGCTGCGTTTGCAGCTTGATGAGCTTGGTCAGTGCCGCTTCATGGACTCTTCCGAGTTCAACGGGGTTAAGGCGCTCAAGGGCAAGAAAATCGTCATTGTCGGCTGCGGCGCCCAAGGGCTGCACCAGGGGTTGAATCTCCGGGACAGCGGCCTCGATGTTTCCTATGCCCTGCGCGAGGAAGCGATCAAAACCAAGCGTCAGTCCTATAAGAATGCGCACGGCAACGGCTTTACCGTGGGCACCTTCGAGCAGTTGATCCCCAAGGCCGATCTGGTCATCAACCTCACCCCGGACAAGCAGCACACCAAGGTGGTCTCCGTTATCATGCCGCTGATGAAGAAAGGGGCAACCCTCTCCTACTCCCACGGCTTCAACA
Proteins encoded in this window:
- the ilvY gene encoding HTH-type transcriptional activator IlvY, producing MDMEELKLFRHLAESLHFGRTSRACHVTPSALTRTIQRIEAEVGERLFDRDNRSVRLTKAGEAMKQYAEETIDRWQELKESLADNTTLHGDISLYCSVTAAYSILPEILDRFRSSCPEVHIKLQTGDAAQGLTRLRNGEVEVIIDALPDKQANTLEFMALTETPLVFIAPLAFPETVIYEDSEIDWRKTPVIVAEQGLGRERLDRWFTAKKILPNIYAQVAGNEAIIAMVSLGCGVGVVPGLVLEKSPLQEQITVLDISPQLAPFSLGVCTAKKNLRNQKILAFWEIAAPPR
- a CDS encoding phosphate/phosphite/phosphonate ABC transporter substrate-binding protein; the protein is MQKYLVAILLRFPPLLSAQGLRRILTLLLLLLSLSQTGEAADKPRPIQIAITPCTDILKTFKEYQPLAAYLQRQLRQPVKLIIPKDFPEFERLITAGGAEFAFQAPHTYVRLSHLYNRKMLLKALTPEGESRHRGVIIVRKDSPLQRIEDLKGKYVIFGAENDMAKNLSAKRLLTAKGINPDTNLRGYKHDGSCESIALNVFLKTADAGAICDYSFKNINASKEGTETELPPNQLRILGETEEIPTWVFAARAEVDPKLIARLNEALTALTLKNNNHEEILESAEIGGFVKAQDQDFAEIRKIMSMAR